In Amphiura filiformis chromosome 1, Afil_fr2py, whole genome shotgun sequence, the following are encoded in one genomic region:
- the LOC140172237 gene encoding glutathione S-transferase theta-1-like — MGTCTSGPEPKNSQVNGTKTHPDQNNSNMGLNIYYFPVSQPSRSIVMFAKLNKLNYNDKATDIFKGEHKTPEYGAINPNHTVPVMDDGGFVICQSVTIVKYLAAKYKVADHWYPSDLKQRARVDELLDWHHSTIRAAGCDVFRSIILYPALMGKAKPTSEEMDKSYDGLYEMMTLLEKSYLKNQNSWLVIKFPLLIYSLLMRWFKQPCVGEKSTEIIPKLRRGWNVCGRHVTLPGTK; from the exons ATGGGCACTTGCACCAGTGGACCAGAGCCTAAGAACTCACAAGTGAACGGAACGAAGACGCACCCGGATCAAAACAACTCCAACATGGGTCTAAATATTTATTATTTCCCCGTATCTCAGCCATCGAGGTCTATCGTCATGTTTGCGAAGttaaataaattgaattataATGATAAAGCTACTGATATATTCAAAG gagAGCATAAAACCCCCGAGTATGGGGCAATTAATCCAAACCATACTGTACCAGTCATGGATGATGGTGGCTTTGTCATTTGCCAAAG TGTCACAATTGTGAAATACCTAGCCGCCAAATACAAAGTAGCAGACCACTGGTACCCGTCTGATCTCAAGCAAAGAGCCAGAGTTGACGAACTGCTGGATTGGCATCATTCTACCATCCGAGCAGCTGGATGTGACGTCTTCAGAAGCata ATACTATATCCAGCACTTATGGGGAAGGCTAAGCCAACATCTGAAGAAATGGACAAAAGTTACGATGGACTTTATGAAATGATGACTCTCTTGGAAAAATCTTACTTAAAGAATCAAAATTCCTGGTTGGTGATAAAGTTTCCATTGCTGATCTATTCATTGCTAATGAG GTGGTTCAAGCAACCATGTGTGGGCGAGAAATCTACGGAAATCATCCCCAAATTAAGGCGTGGATGGAACGTGTGCGGGAGGCATGTAACCCTGCCTGGGACGAAATGA